aagtaattaatcattattattctgaacaaataaaaaaaccatacattactttttaatattctaataaattattttaaaaaaattacacagAAGATTTCAAAACATCATacaaattagaaaaagaaaaatggagggagtactacttttgtaaataataattatttcatgaatatttaaaatttattataaaagttaaagtataccaccaaattttttaaagaaaacaaatagtGTAGATATGCTTTTACTCTTCGCTTAACTCAAATAGCATGCTTATAAGTTTTAACATTTGGAGATCTCTTTAATAATGAAACATCTATTTAATCAAATAACTGGGTTAAAGCCAACCATAAAATCGCATTATAATTGTGTTTAGTCTATATATTACCCATtcttattttagatatatatataatataatattctcTCTGTTCCAATTCACGTGTTCATATTTGATAACTTTTCGAAACTAGTTCAACTGTTTGTCACAGACTTTGACCAATAAATACATAGAAATAGAGTTAAAAACTCTGAAACAGTCTTAAGTGAAAAAGGTATatgttctaaattttttttcacTGAAAAGGACATAACATCAGGAGAATATTTCACTATTGACAGCTGTTCTTTGTGGAACCCAAAATGATTTTAAGGGTAACGCGTAGGAATAAATatgtaagaacaaaaaaatgaaagaaagtGGAAAGTGTGAAGAAGCCAGTCAAGTCGATGTCGGGACAATGAGAGATCTTTTAGTTATGCCCTTAACTAGCAAATGGACTTCTAGTTCGGTTCGAACATAACCAAATTGATTTCATTCTTCTCTTTTCATCATCTTGTGGTTACCTTTCCCCGTTTGCCATGTGGTTAAGAACATAtacggatatttttttttccttcaaataATCAAACAGGCATTATAATTTATACACTTTACTATACTGTAtgcaaaataaatatctaaGCTCTTTGACGGATAGATCGAACACGATAGTGAGTGAGTATTCAAAGTTCAGATGGTGATTTATATATTGGAAAGTTTTCAGCATGGTAGTTAAAGAGGTACTGAAAATATAATGCATGTACATTTTTATTGTTATGCATAGAGATTTGCGTTTcactttgtttttctttggaaTATCGAAGTTCTTGGAGTACTACAGTTTATAAATTGCATGTGCATTGTTCCAAGAAGTTTTGTATGTGTTTTATTCACAAAATAAATGCGTAGATTATAGCATGGCGGagccaaaaaatatttttgactggaatcataatatataactttaatatttaaatttacatatattattattatagaaatattttttataaaattaatgggAGGCATTTGAAGATTTATACAAAATAGTAGGATAAAATGctaaatttaactaaatattataataatttttttttaaaaatacactaAATTTTTGTTCTCTCCAAATTTTGTGGGATCACCTAACCCCACAAACTACTCTCCACCTCCGCCCATGAATAGagctaatataaaatatttggacAACTTATAAGTCCgagcaaaaatgaaaaacaattcTTAGGCTTTAATTggtaattatttaattaaataaaaatgaaaaataacaaaataaaacaattcaGTTAAagaaatgaataataaaaaatataggaaTTTATGTTCAATCTATTCCTCATCAAAATTAGAAGAAAACTTTTTTCTTCATAAATTTTTCagtcttaagaaaataaaaagaatggTAATATCACAAAAAATCATCATAAATGGTGTGAAATGAAGAATAAGGAATTTCAccaatattttcattaaatgtGGTCACCAATTAAATCTTTAGTATTTTAAGGGTTGTATGAGTTTTGTAAATCTTTTCCACCTTGTTATTCTCGTTCTATTTACAAGCAAcatttatagtttattttactaactaaatatatttacaagtcTTCTGAAAAATGTATGCAAACTTATTTTACCTATAGTATATGTCTTACACTTTTACTTCATTTAGTTCCTGAATCTGTTTACTCTTTTTTTGTCACACACCTGAATTTGTTTACtcaatattatatttaaacattaaCTAATTGTGATAGACAGTACGTGCATATAATCATGTTAATAAAGATAAATACATGAGAATAACGTCTTGGAAATTATGGCATCTGAGGCAACTAAGTAAAATTTACCTCATAAAAATTAACATcaataaagaaaaaactatcatttttttttttgaaaaactatcATTGATAATTTAGTGATTGAGCTTTCTATCAAAAGGCTCCGAATAGGTGATGATGTGGAACTAAAATTGTAAATACATTGATCTAGATCATTTTGTTCAGATTCGCTTTGTATTAAATATACTCTGATGTTCGTTTGagattgatatataaattataaatgctGTTATTTCGTAATAAATTTAACAGATTCTTACTAAAAGTTAAGTGTCCTTTTGTATTGTAATTTGTGAATGGGCTGCCATTTGTCCAAGTGGATGATTTATGATTTGATGGCTCAGCGTACACAATCACGTTTTCGAGCTTAGATTCATAGCATTACTAATCGCAGCCCATTAGTTAGTTTTTGACTGCCCCGATAATATATGGGCATATACACTATCACTGGAACACCAACCAGCATCTTAAGGAGAAAATGCAATTGTATATATGGGCATATACACTATCACTGGAACACCAACCAGCATCTTAAGGAGAAAATGCAATtgttggggggggggggtgttagtttatatattgtttttgcACACAAGACTTAGCATCCTTCAGTTGTTTCATTTGACATTGATATGTGTAAGTTTACAATATTTAAACTAAAGAAGAAGCAACAAAGCCTCCGTAGCATAGTGGTATTGCGTTCGCTTCGTAAGCGAAAGGCCGCGAGTTCGATCCTCGCCGGGGGCTCTGttatttttactctttttgCAAAGTTCCTCTCCTTACCATAAACAATAGTAATATTCAGTGGAAAAAGAAAATCAGTAGAGAAGTCCCTACAAGAATCCCAATTCTCGTCGGAGATTTCTAAGTAAAACCCTAGAACAAAAACCACacacacatataaatatttaataatattatctatcaCTCGTGTGGTGTCCTCTCTGtcttcattctctcttcactctgaTCTGAGATTTTGATTCTGCTAAATCATCTTCTCCCAAGGTACTGCCTTTTGTCCATAGTTTGTCATTTTGTTTGAGTTATGTTTGTATAGAGAGATCTAATAGATATTCTAACGAATATGTCAatcagttattattattatttttttttaaaacctcTTCTTTCATTACAGAACACTTGTATATGTATGTAATCCCaagtcttttctttttggattcACTTCATAATTCAATCCGTATAGTCATTGCAAGTGTTTAGTTATGCAAATCAACTCTTGCTGGAATGACAATGTGCGGTACTCGTCTTGCATTAAAATCTCTTGTCTGAAGAATCACACAAAGAtgcctgttttttttttaatagttttgagTTTCGAGCaaagctttgtttttttttttaaattgtaaatcaATTGGATTATTAAGCAGAGAGATGGGAATGGAATCACATGCTCCATTGGCGGATCCACACATTGTTGGGAATGCGTTTGTTCAGAAATACTACAACCACTTGTACGAATCACCAGCACAAGTGCATAGGTTCTATCTTGAGGATAGTGTTTTAGGGCGACCTGGTTCTGATGGAGAGATGGTTTCTGTCAGCTCCTTAAAAGTAAAAGATTCTcacttacaaaaaaaagattgttcATTTTTTGGAAgcaacgtttttttttttgattttaggAAGCTCTGTTTGTTGTAGGCTATAAATGAGCAGATCATGGCCTTTGATTACGAGAACACAAAGATTCAGATATTGACTGCTGACTCCCAAGCTTCTTATAAGAGTGGAGTTGTTACTTTGGTCACTGGTTTACTCACCGTGAAAGATGGGGGAAGGATGAGGTTTTCTCAGTCTTTTTTCCTCGTGCCGCAGAAAGGAAGCTACTTTGTGCTCAACGATGTCTTTAGGTATGTCTCTGATGAGCTTGTTGTTAGCCACCAAGAAGAAGTCGAGGAGGTGGTTACTCAAGTAGtccaaacaacaacaaaagacaCGATCTTGGGTGAGTATTTTTGGCTAATGTTTTGTATGATCTTCGGTTTTCTACTAACAAATATCGATTATGATGATTCAACAGAGCCGGCAAGTGAAGTTGCAGAGCCAGTTACGACCATCCTTACTCAACAGGCAACTGAAACTTTGGCGAAGGAACCAGAAAGAGCTGGACATCCTAAAACACAAGAGGAAAACGTTGTGGATGCTCCTAAGAAATCATTTGCAGTAATTGTGAGTCCTCCTTGTGTGTGTGAATCATAGCTAATAATAACCTAAAGATCTTCACAACTTAACACTTAGGTCCAGTCCCCGGCCAAAGTTGGTGTCAAAGCTTCACCTGCGAAGCCTAGGCCTGTTAAGAAGCCTAGCGCTGCTCCTGAATCCAAAGCTCCTCCCCAACACTACTCTTCTGCTGAAGCAGTCAACCAATCAGAGGGTGGTTCCATATTTGTTGCGAACTTGCCTATGGATGCGACACCTGAGCAACTCAATGAAACATTCAAAGGGTTTGGTGCCATTAGGAAAGATTCTATCCAAGTTAGAAGTTACAGGgtgagttctttttttttggttttaatgaATCTTTTTTAGACATAAAGAAAAAAGTATGAACaggtttttgatttttctttcagCTGAAGGGAAACTGTTTCGGCTTTGTGACATTTGAATCTGCTGAAGCTGTGAAACTGGTCCTCCAGGTAATGATCATGAATTCAAACTTTTGATCAATAAACTGGAATTCTTTCTTCTGAATGTGTTGTTGTATTTACACAAGTCTAGGCTCACAAGGAGTCAGCCATAAGAATCGGAAACAGAAGAGTTTCTATAGAAGAGAAACGAGGTTTAGTTACTTTTTGTGAATCTTGTCTTTAGATTCCAGATTTATAATAACTTGATTCTGCTGCAGGCAACAACGAGAATGGTAGGTCCTCAATGAGAAACGACGGGTTTAGTAGGCCTCGAAGCCATGGAAGAAATGGATATGAGAGACGGGGAGAATCACGCAATGGTGAGGCCAATAACGATGGTGATGGCAGCAGAGCTTATCAGAACGGTTTGGTGAAAGCTAACCGTGAAAATGCTCAAGCCAGAGGCTAAAAGAGAGTTTAAAAACtctgttgctgttgttgttgttgttgttgctagCATTGTTCATTTGAAATTAAGAATCTGAAAGTTTGATAGGAATAGAGGGAGAGATCAGAAGTTTTGTTTGGAGTTGGTTTCATCTCTCTTAGGCGATACactcttttttcatttttgagaTTTTGTGATTCTAATTCAGTAAGCTTTTATTTGGACCGAAAAGATCCCAACCAGAAGTAAACCGGAAATTTCTTGTGAATTTGGTTCGATGCATGTAAAGTACAAAAAGGCAGAGCATGGGTAAAGCCCTTACACCTAATGGGCTTCTTGGTGATGGGAAAGTGGATATGGGGGTCTTCTTCACTGCTCTATTATTGTATAAGTTTCCTCAGTGTAAAACCCAACAGGTGAATGACACGTGGTGTATTGGGTTTTATGGTTAAAGATAAAGAGCTTCCTCCTAGGTCCCCCACTTGACTAAACAAAATGACCCACCAAAGATTCTAAAAATCTTCTTTTCAATTTATAGATTTCATTCTCCAACCTAACTTTTCACTCAATCAATTTACCTCTCCCTAAATTTTCCAGCTTGTTATTGTGTTGTTAATCAAAAAATTAGTCAATGATCAAAAACGTTACCTCAATACTTTATAATATTGCCTTTTCTAGTTTATTTGAATTTGCCTTTTCTAGTAATAATTAAAGgaatttataacttttatttttctttttttacaaaatgaAGTGTTATTCTCTCCTTTTCACTTTTTCCACAAGCAACTTGCTTCCCTAGTGGGTTCCACGGGTCCGAGCCACGTGAGTGACGTCGTCGAGTCGCTTAGAGtaaatcaacttttttttttttttgttcaaagagTAAATCAACTTGTTGTTAGAATTAAAAAGAAGGAAACGCATCTTTTTACCTGGGAGACACGTGTCGCGACTCTGCTCAACTCAGTCGCATTACGACACGTTTACTCAAGCAGCATTACAGAACGCCGACGTAATCCACCGGCCACGTGTCGTCCAGGCAGCTCTGTCGCCGCCCACTTGCCTCCTCCTCTCAGTCAAgggtctctctctttcttcttcatctattttcattttttattgaTCTCTAAAAAAAAAGCGTTTTCTCCTTGAGGTCAACTTATTACAGTTTAAGCTTCTCTCGTCGTCTTACCTTACCTTACCCTACCTTCTGTGGTAAACTCCGACGAGTTTTCTCGTTTCCCATTAAAACTAACTTTGATCCGTATGCTCCATTATTCTAATGATCTGATTGTTCCTTTTGTGAAAGTGTGATATgtttatcttttctttctttcaacaTTAGTAAAATCTATGGGGGAAGAAGGGACATGGAACAACAGAGACATGATGACGTTAACGACAAATCTTTCTCTGGACATAAATAAACACCCGACAGATCTGTCTGAAACATCGTACTGCGAAGAGGAGGCATCGGTTGAGCTGAACCTCGGTCTGTCTCTGGGAGGTAGGTTCGGAGTAGACAAGACTCCGAGGAAGCTTAAACGGTCTTCTTCCGTTTTGGGCACTGTGCCCTTTGTGTCTGAGCCGGAGAACTACGCGGTGGGTTTAGCGAGAACGACGTCGTTGCCGGCTGAGGTGGAAGAGGAGTGGAGGAAAAGGAAAGAGATGCAGTCGGCGAGGAGAATGGAAGCTAAGAAGAGGAGATGCGAGAAACAGAGTGGTGATGAGCAAACGTCGTCGTTTGAGACCGAGAGATGGGTCAATGCGAGTAAAAGTGGGTTTCTTCAGGGACATTTGGTTTCTTGCGTTGTTGAGTCCGATGGTGGAAGAGGAGGAGGTAGCTCTTCTAGCTTGTCAGAGCTGGACAACAAGAATCATCATCAGCAAGGTAGGTTTCTCAATTTGCTTTTTCAAGATTTAGTACATAATAACAACACAAAGGGTCTTGTAGGTTCGTCAAATAGTTGTGGAGCGGAAACAAGTCCAAAAATCATGACAAGATGTTCATCTAATAACAGCGAAAGCCACCACGGAACAGAGAAACCTAGAACAGCCGACAAGGTGAATGAGAAAGTAGAGGATGATGATAGGAAAGGCAAAGGG
The Raphanus sativus cultivar WK10039 unplaced genomic scaffold, ASM80110v3 Scaffold2131, whole genome shotgun sequence genome window above contains:
- the LOC130494354 gene encoding ninja-family protein AFP2-like; the encoded protein is MGEEGTWNNRDMMTLTTNLSLDINKHPTDLSETSYCEEEASVELNLGLSLGGRFGVDKTPRKLKRSSSVLGTVPFVSEPENYAVGLARTTSLPAEVEEEWRKRKEMQSARRMEAKKRRCEKQSGDEQTSSFETERWVNASKSGFLQGHLVSCVVESDGGRGGGSSSSLSELDNKNHHQQGSSNSCGAETSPKIMTRCSSNNSESHHGTEKPRTADKVNEKVEDDDRKGKGTANTTSTGLIDMPCVFTKGDGPNGRRVDGILYKYGKVGEEVRIMCICHGSFLTPAEFVKHGGGGDVDRPLRHIVVNTSPSTF
- the LOC130505258 gene encoding nuclear transport factor 2-like isoform X1; translation: MGMESHAPLADPHIVGNAFVQKYYNHLYESPAQVHRFYLEDSVLGRPGSDGEMVSVSSLKAINEQIMAFDYENTKIQILTADSQASYKSGVVTLVTGLLTVKDGGRMRFSQSFFLVPQKGSYFVLNDVFRYVSDELVVSHQEEVEEVVTQVVQTTTKDTILEPASEVAEPVTTILTQQATETLAKEPERAGHPKTQEENVVDAPKKSFAVIVQSPAKVGVKASPAKPRPVKKPSAAPESKAPPQHYSSAEAVNQSEGGSIFVANLPMDATPEQLNETFKGFGAIRKDSIQVRSYRLKGNCFGFVTFESAEAVKLVLQAHKESAIRIGNRRVSIEEKRGNNENGRSSMRNDGFSRPRSHGRNGYERRGESRNGEANNDGDGSRAYQNGLVKANRENAQARG
- the LOC130505258 gene encoding nuclear transport factor 2-like isoform X2, giving the protein MGMESHAPLADPHIVGNAFVQKYYNHLYESPAQVHRFYLEDSVLGRPGSDGEMVSVSSLKAINEQIMAFDYENTKIQILTADSQASYKSGVVTLVTGLLTVKDGGRMRFSQSFFLVPQKGSYFVLNDVFRYVSDELVVSHQEEVEEVVTQVVQTTTKDTILEPASEVAEPVTTILTQQATETLAKEPERAGHPKTQEENVVDAPKKSFAVISPAKVGVKASPAKPRPVKKPSAAPESKAPPQHYSSAEAVNQSEGGSIFVANLPMDATPEQLNETFKGFGAIRKDSIQVRSYRLKGNCFGFVTFESAEAVKLVLQAHKESAIRIGNRRVSIEEKRGNNENGRSSMRNDGFSRPRSHGRNGYERRGESRNGEANNDGDGSRAYQNGLVKANRENAQARG